One segment of Tenrec ecaudatus isolate mTenEca1 chromosome 1, mTenEca1.hap1, whole genome shotgun sequence DNA contains the following:
- the DMRTA2 gene encoding doublesex- and mab-3-related transcription factor A2, which translates to MELRSELPSVPGAATAAATATGPPVASVASVAAAAAAAASLPVSVAGGLLRAPPLLLRAAEKYPRTPKCARCRNHGVVSALKGHKRYCRWKDCLCAKCTLIAERQRVMAAQVALRRQQAQEENEARELQLLYGTAEGLALAAANGIIPPRPAYEVFGSVCAADGGGPGAGAASGAGGSSVGAGGAEAKLQKFDLFPKTLLQAGRPGSPQSQLGKPLSPDGADSGPGTSSPEVRPGSGSENGDGESFSGSPLARASKEAGGSCPGSAGPSGGGEEDSPGSASPLGSESGSEADKEEAEAGPAPGLGGGPSPRQRTPLDILTRVFPGHRRGVLELVLQGCGGDVVQAIEQVLNHHRGGLAAGLGPVVPPDKAAVGASAAADDAWPGRVDAAAGAPGLPAPLQAGPAAPPHHRPLLAGAMAPGALGSLSSRSAFSPLQPNASHFGADAGAYPLGAPLGLSPLRLAYSAAAAHSRGLAFMAPYSTAGLVPTLGFRPPMDYAFSDLMRDRSAAAAAVHKEPAYAGGLYGPMVNGAPEKQ; encoded by the exons ATGGAACTGCGCTCCGAGCTGCCCAGTGTGCCAGGCGCGGCGACAGCGGCGGCGACGGCGACAGGGCCGCCGGTGGCGTCGGTGGCTTCGGTGGCTGCTGCAGCGGCGGCCGCCGCGTCGCTACCAGTGAGCGTCGCTGGCGGCTTGCTGCGGGCCCCGCCACTGCTGCTGCGGGCCGCCGAGAAGTACCCGCGGACCCCCAAGTGCGCTCGCTGCCGCAATCACGGCGTGGTGTCCGCGCTCAAGGGCCACAAACGCTACTGCCGCTGGAAGGATTGCCTGTGCGCCAAGTGCACGCTCATCGCCGAGCGCCAGCGCGTCATGGCGGCACAGGTGGCGCTGCGCAGGCAGCAAGCGCAGGAGGAGAACGAGGCGCGCGAGCTGCAGCTGCTCTACGGCACTGCCGAGGGCCTGGCGCTGGCCGCGGCCAACGGCATCATCCCGCCGCGGCCGGCTTACGAGGTCTTCGGCTCTGTGTGTGCGGCGGACGGCGGGGGGCCTGGAGCGGGTGCGGCCTCGGGGGCTGGAGGCAGCTCCGTGGGCGCTGGGGGCGCAG AGGCCAAGTTGCAGAAGTTTGACTTGTTCCCCAAGACGCTACTTCAGGCAGGCCGCCCGGGCAGCCCTCAGTCGCAACTGGGGAAGCCACTTTCCCCCGACGGGGCGGACTCTGGTCCTGGGACGTCATCCCCAGAGGTACGGCCAGGCTCAGGCTCAGAGAACGGCGACGGCGAGTCATTTTCGGGATCGCCACTGGCCCGGGCGTCTAAGGAGGCAGGTGGCAGCTGCCCGGGCAGCGCTGGCCCCAGCGGCGGCGGCGAGGAGGACAGTCCCGGCTCCGCCAGCCCTCTGGGCTCGGAATCCGGCTCGGAGGCCGACAAGGAGGAAGCAGAGGCTGGACCGGCCCCCGGGCTGGGCGGAGGCCCGAGTCCCCGGCAGCGGACGCCGCTGGACATCTTGACGCGCGTCTTCCCGGGCCACCGGCGCGGCGTCCTGGAGCTGGTGTTGCAGGGCTGCGGCGGCGATGTAGTCCAGGCCATCGAGCAGGTGCTGAACCATCACCGCGGGGGGCTCGCGGCCGGCCTGGGCCCCGTGGTGCCCCCGGATAAGGCCGCCGTTGGGGCATCGGCGGCCGCGGACGACGCGTGGCCGGGTCGCGTCGACGCCGCCGCCGGGGCCCCGGGGCTCCCAGCGCCGCTGCAGGCCGGGCCAGCAGCGCCGCCACACCACAGACCCTTACTGGCCGGCGCCATGGCTCCGGGGGCGCTCGGCTCGCTGAGCAGCCGCTCGGCCTTCTCGCCGCTGCAGCCCAACGCCAGTCACTTCGGCGCCGACGCGGGGGCCTACCCGCTGGGCGCGCCCCTGGGGCTCAGCCCGCTGCGCCTGGCCTactcggcggcggcggcgcacAGCCGCGGGCTGGCCTTCATGGCGCCCTACTCCACCGCCGGCCTGGTGCCCACGCTCGGCTTCCGCCCGCCCATGGACTACGCCTTCAGCGATCTCATGCGCGACCGCTCGGCCGCCGCGGCCGCGGTGCACAAAGAGCCGGCCTACGCGGGCGGCCTCTATGGGCCCATGGTCAACGGCGCCCCGGAGAAGCAGTAG